Proteins from a genomic interval of Tenacibaculum sp. SZ-18:
- a CDS encoding DUF2851 family protein has product MKEKFLHYLWRYKLLLHSKLESSQREKISVINSGVYNSNSGPDFLNAKIEIDGQLWYGNIEIHVKASDWYLHCHENDVNYDAVILHVVWENDANIYMKNNRPIPTLELKNKIHSDIINNYSALYACNLNWIPCENQIGQIDSFLIDNWLERLFFERLEEKLMFIVQLLEDSKNDYEAVLFQMLAKNFGLKVNSEAFLRLSKSFDFKIIRKTSDNELALFALLFGQAGFLQDDVPDNYFKSLKQEYHYLRHKFKLRSISKNHFQFFRMRPNNFPTIRIAQLGALYIRHQNLFSELLNKTTIESIYTFFTVELNSFWNTHYTFEKESKFSLKKLSRNFIDLLIINTIIPLKFVYYKKRGEFIDEEILNLVRSMKSEKNSIISQFENIKIQSDNALKSQALLQLKNNYCDDKKCFECAIGDKLIRFNNSSYGT; this is encoded by the coding sequence ATGAAAGAAAAATTTCTCCACTATTTGTGGCGATATAAACTATTGCTCCATTCTAAACTGGAAAGTTCTCAAAGAGAAAAAATCTCTGTAATCAATTCAGGAGTTTACAATTCGAATTCTGGTCCAGATTTTTTAAACGCCAAAATTGAAATCGATGGTCAGCTTTGGTATGGTAATATTGAAATTCATGTAAAAGCTTCTGATTGGTACTTGCACTGCCATGAAAATGACGTTAATTATGATGCCGTAATTCTTCATGTTGTTTGGGAAAATGATGCTAATATTTACATGAAAAATAATCGACCTATTCCAACTTTAGAATTGAAAAATAAAATTCATTCTGACATAATAAACAATTATTCAGCGTTGTATGCCTGTAACTTGAATTGGATCCCTTGTGAAAATCAAATTGGACAAATTGATTCATTTCTAATAGATAATTGGTTAGAAAGATTGTTTTTTGAAAGGTTAGAGGAGAAGTTAATGTTTATTGTACAATTATTGGAAGATTCGAAGAATGATTATGAAGCTGTTTTGTTTCAAATGTTGGCTAAGAATTTTGGACTGAAAGTAAATAGTGAGGCTTTTTTAAGATTATCAAAATCTTTTGATTTTAAAATTATACGAAAAACAAGTGATAATGAGTTAGCCTTATTTGCTTTATTATTCGGTCAGGCTGGGTTTTTACAGGATGATGTACCAGATAACTATTTTAAGTCCCTAAAACAGGAGTATCATTATTTAAGACACAAATTTAAACTACGATCGATTTCAAAAAATCATTTCCAATTTTTTAGAATGCGGCCAAATAATTTTCCAACAATTAGAATAGCGCAACTTGGAGCATTGTACATACGACATCAAAATCTTTTTAGTGAACTTTTGAATAAAACTACAATTGAATCTATTTATACATTCTTTACAGTAGAGTTGAATTCTTTTTGGAATACGCATTATACATTTGAGAAAGAATCAAAGTTCTCCTTGAAAAAATTATCTAGAAATTTTATTGATCTTTTAATAATAAATACAATTATTCCTTTAAAATTCGTTTATTACAAAAAACGAGGTGAATTTATAGATGAAGAAATTTTGAATTTAGTAAGATCGATGAAATCAGAAAAAAATTCAATTATTTCTCAGTTTGAAAATATAAAAATTCAATCAGATAATGCATTGAAGTCACAAGCATTATTACAATTGAAGAATAATTATTGTGATGATAAAAAATGTTTTGAATGTGCTATTGGAGATAAACTTATTAGGTTCAATAATTCTAGTTATGGTACATAA